NNNNNNNNNNNNNNNNNNNNNNNNNNNNNNNNNNNNNNNNNNNNNNNNNNNNNNNNNNNNNNNNNNNNNNNNNNNNNNNNNNNNNNNNNNNNNNNNNNNNNNNNNNNNNNNNNNNNNNNNNNNNNNNNNNNNNNNNNNNNNNNNNNNNNNNNNNNNNNNNNNNNNNNNNNNNNNNNNNNNNNNNNNNNNNNNNNNNNNNNNNNNNNNNNNNNNNNNNNNNNNNNNNNNNNNNNNNNNNNNNNNNNNNNNNNNNNNNNNNNNNNNNNNNNNNNNNNNNNNNNNNNNNNNNNNNNNNNNNNNNNNNNNNNNNNNNNNNNNNNNNNNNNNNNNNNNNNNNNNNNNNNNNNNNNNNNNNNNNNNNNNNNNNNNNNNNNNNNNNNNNNNNNNNNNNNNNNNNNNNNNNNNNNNNNNNNNNNNNNNNNNNNNNNNNNNNNNNNNNNNNNNNNNNNNNNNNNNNNNNNNNNNNNNNNNNNNNNNNNNNNNNNNNNNNNNNNNNNNNNNNNNNNNNNNNNNNNNNNNNNNNNNNNNNNNNNNNNNNNNNNNNNNNNNNNNNNNNNNNNNNNNNNNNNNNNNNNNNNNNNNNNNNNNNNNNNNNNNNNNNNNNNNNNNNNNNNNNNNNNNNNNNNNNNNNNNNNNNNNNNNNNNNNNNNNNNNNNNNNNNNNNNNNNNNNNNNNNNNNNNNNNNNNNNNNNNNNNNNNNNNNNNNNNNNNNNNNNNNNNNNNNNNNNNNNNNNNNNNNNNNNNNNNNNNNNNNNNNNNNNNNNNNNNNNNNNNNNNNNNNNNNNNNNNNNNNNNNNNNNNNNNNNNNNNNNNNNNNNNNNNNNNNNNNNNNNNNNNNNNNNNNNNNNNNNNNNNNNNNNNNNNNNNNNNNNNNNNNNNNNNNNNNNNNNNNNNNNNNNNNNNNNNNNNNNNNNNNNNNNNNNNNNNNNNNNNNNNNNNNNNNNNNNNNNNNNNNNNNNNNNNNNNNNNNNNNNNNNNNNNNNNNNNNNNNNNNNNNNNNNNNNNNNNNNNNNNNNNNNNNNNNNNNNNNNNNNNNNNNNNNNNNNNNNNNNNNNNNNNNNNNNNNNNNNNNNNNNNNNNNNNNNNNNNNNNNNNNNNNNNNNNNNNNNNNNNNNNNNNNNNNNNNNNNNNNNNNNNNNNNNNNNNNNNNNNNNNNNNNNNNNNNNNNNNNNNNNNNNNNNNNNNNNNNNNNNNNNNNNNNNNNNNNNNNNNNNNNNNNNNNNNNNNNNNNNNNNNNNNNNNNNNNNNNNNNNNNNNNNNNNNNNNNNNNNNNNNNNNNNNNNNNNNNNNNNNNNNNNNNNNNNNNNGGTTTTACTTTAGTGCGAGTAGTGCgttttatatatagtttagtgttcgatatttatgtaaaaatgaatcAGAAACGACATATTATTGGAGCACAAGCGAGAAAGCGTGTAattgataaaaaagaaaaagaagtgATTTTACTTAGTAAAATACCgacgttaaataattttttgaaacaaataaataacattaccCCTAGTTGTGTTGAAGATAATAAACTAGAAACTTCAAATGATATAActattactaataattgttcTACTACTTCTACTTCTATTCAATGTACTGCGTCTTCTTCAGATCAATCAGTTGTTGATATAAATGAGGAATCAGAAAAATCTGAGCTAAATGTCATTCCTAATCCTCTTATTAcgcagaataatacaaataattttaaagatccAGCAGATTGGACAAATAGTAATATATGTCGTAATTATATTGCAAAATTTGGATATGATCAGAACATTGATGCAGATTTTACCTCATCAAAACAAACTTATTCTGATTATGATCGTTATTGTAGTAAATCAATCTacgaaaaatcgaaaaaacggAGAAAATGTTTCACGGAAATGGCttgtttattcaatttcaaaatttatattattttgtgctcCATGCAAATTATTTGGATGCAGTACTCAACTGGGAGATGCTGGATTTAATGATTGGAAAAATGGACATTTAGTTATTTCCAGGCACGAAAATTCTTTggcacataaaaataatacattaagttttattacattacaaagTGATGTAGGTAGAATTGACACTCAATTGGCAACACAAGTGACTGATGAAATGAATTACTGGAAAGCTGTTCTTCATCGAGTTGTTGAAGTAATTAAATTTCTCGGTGGAAAAAGTTTATCATTCAGAGGTGATAATgaacaatttaacaaaattaacaatggGAACTTTTTGGGAACGTTAGAGTTACTTGCTAAATTTGACCCTTTTATTGCTCAACATATAGAAAAATATGGGAATAGAGGGAAAGGAACTCCGTCTTATTTATCATCCACAATCTATGAAGAACTTTTACTTTTGATGAagaatgatataattaaaattatattaaaagaattaaaagcaGCCAAGTATTATTCTTTAATTGTTGATTCTACACCTGATATAGCAAACGTCGATCAACTTGTTATTGCATTAAGATATGTTTTACCTAGGGTGTACCTGCagaaagatttttaatattcattccAAACAGTGGTCATAAATCTGAAGAAATGAGCAATGTTGTAATAGATTTTCTTAATTCACACAATATACCAATTGAAAATTGTCGTGGCCAGAGCTACGACAATGCGAGGAATATGTCAGGTCAGTATTCTGGATTTCAGTCaagaattaaaagttttaattcatTTGCAGAGTATGTACCATGTTCTGCACATTCTCTTAACTTGGTCGGAACGTGTGCAGCAGAAAGTTGTAATTCTGCTACTTCATTTTTTATGCTTCTCCAggaactatacaatttttttttctagttctACTGCACGTTGggacattttaaaacatatttgaagAAAATCTTAGTGTAAAAATTTATCAGTAACTCGCTGGAGTGCTCGTTTGATGCTTGCCATGCTTATTNNNNNNNNNNNNNNNNNNNNNNNNNNNNNNNNNNNNNNNNNNNNNNNNNNTTTTGAGTTACATCAAAATCCCAAatagtttttgtcaaaaaccgtttttccttaatttttctttcgttttttCCGGTGCTATTGAAGACTACTGgacaattttacttttaacccccgaaagtaccaactagattctctATGCTATCAAAAAAAGTGCTGTTGAAgcaaatctaagcatttttactgtcctaaaaagtgatgacagacaaaaataaaaaaaaaaatcctcattttataaatcaatacattcatagctccgctcagaatctaaaaaaacttcacattaatatgtattattttgatttcttagttttcataatttaataatttgacgaTTTGGTGAAATTAGCGAGTTGTGATTATAAGTTAGGATTAATGTTCTTCTTGAGGCTGGTTGTCCGTCTCACGAGCGTCAGCGCCTATCCCTCCTATACTTTTAGCCCGACCGTATCTTGCGGTCTAAGCCTACCGTGAGAATATCAACGCCGGATGTCCCttacatgtatttattattattgtgatttgtgttgttattttacataactccacaataatatttctgtatatCGGGCCAtactaaaagttatttaaatgcgtaggcatataattattattatctgttgtCGCGCGTGGTCGTATTACCTTGAgctaacaaaaattattgttatttatatcatataaataagtaaataaattaataacaaaacacgtcatttatatttaaacttaatatataatatacaatataaaaaaaaaatttggacatTAGTGGGTAcctctctgctgtacagtaggagtCTAGCATATAGTTGAAatgtatgtgttatatttgaattatattgataaaccatcgtatacgaaaaaatattctgagCGCAGACGTTGTATCAGCCTAGTATACTTGggtaaataatcaaatttaatagtttaaaaaaaaacttaaaaaggaTTGAAAAATATCTCTCTGCTATAAATAGCGTGACTTTTTCAGTTTGATAGAGGtacaaaaacttattaaaaaccttttatgttaatatattatggtagctatgaaaagaaaaatgtttttaaaagagccaaaatagtttaaaatgttaccATCTatgaaaaatgctaatataaatatatagtgaaCATCTCAAGAGTTTCAAGAGTCTATGACAATTTGTTTTGGAAATAGgcacaacatttataaatatttatattgggaTCGTCATGAGAGTTTTTTGGATGATAAACTTGCTAAAAACGACGCTCGACGGATTATTTGTACTCAGTTGGCTCATATAATTGCAGAAACTTTGTAGCAGGCGACGATATTGTCAATGTTACAGAATGTAACTGGAACGTATAATCGTGATTGCCGTTGATCGAGTAGCTACTGCAGCCGCGGGTCGCAATAGCCAccgag
This portion of the Acyrthosiphon pisum isolate AL4f chromosome A1, pea_aphid_22Mar2018_4r6ur, whole genome shotgun sequence genome encodes:
- the LOC103311827 gene encoding zinc finger MYM-type protein 5-like, with the translated sequence MNQKRHIIGAQARKRVIDKKEKEVILLSKIPTLNNFLKQINNITPSCVEDNKLETSNDITITNNCSTTSTSIQCTASSSDQSVVDINEESEKSELNVIPNPLITQNNTNNFKDPADWTNSNICLNQSTKNRKNGENVSRKWLVYSISKFILFCAPCKLFGCSTQLGDAGFNDWKNGHLVISRHENSLAHKNNTLSFITLQSDVGRIDTQLATQVTDEMNYWKAVLHRVVEVIKFLGGKSLSFRGDNEQFNKINNGNFLGTLELLAKFDPFIAQHIEKYGNRGKGTPSYLSSTIYEELLLLMKNDIIKIILKELKAAKYYSLIVDSTPDIANVDQLVIALRYVLPRVYLQKDF